TCGAGCTTTTACAGGCTGGGCTTCTAAACCTACTCCACCACCTTTTTTCTTAGGACCTTTTCCAATGGAATTTACTTTTAATGTAAATGATCATGATGACTCAGAAAAAGAATTCCTAGGTGAAAAAGGTAATTTTAATGGTGAACACATAGTAGAAATGGTTTCAAGGCATCCATCAACAGCTAAATTCATTTGCATGAGGCTTTATTTATATTTTGTTTCTGAAGAAGAAAATTGGACTGAAATAAATAAACTTTCTCAAGTCTATTTAGACACTGATGGAAATATTAAAAAAGTTTTGGAGTACATGTTTAAATCAGATCATTTCAAATCTAAAGAAATAATGTTTAAGAAAGTTAAAAGCCCTTCAGATTTAGTTTTTGGAATTACAAGAGTAGTCGATAGGTTTGAAATACCTGAGTTAGACTCAGCTGAATTAGCTACAAATACAAACTTAATGGGTCAATTCTTACTCAATCCTCCTAGTGTTGAAGGATGGCATGAGGGAGAAGAATGGATAGATAGTGGCTCGCTCATAGAGAGAATTAATTATGCATCTGAAGAGATATCTAATACTAGTTCAAAAGGTGTTAAAAGACTTCTTGAAATAATAAAGTCAAAAGACTCCAAAGATGATGAAGAATTTATAAATTTATGCCTAGATTCTCTTGGATATATACAAATCAGTGATAGATCTCAAAAGATTATTAGTGAGCACTTAAAGATTAATAAATATGAAAATGATGAAGACAAAATAATGGATGTATTAAAAATTATTGTGTCTACTCCTGATTTTCAATATTGCTAAGGAGAATAAATGATTAAAGAAAAGAATTTAGTTGTAATCCAATTGAGTGGGGGTAATGACTATCTGAATACTATAGTGCCCTACGAATCTGGATTATATTATGATTACAGACCTAATATGGGGCTAAAAGATGATTCAATTATACCTATAGATAACAATGTGGCATTTAATTCCAATATGGATATTTTCAAGAAGCATTTTGATGAAAAGAATTTAGCAGTTATGATGGGTATCGGTTATCCAGAACCTAACAGGTCACATTTTAGATCAATGGATATATGGCATACAGCAGAACCTTTTGAAAGTAGTTCTATTGGATGGCTTGGGAAGACAGTAAAAAATATAGATCCAGAAGGTAAAAATCCAATAACAGCAGTAAATTTTGGTAAAGGTCTACCAAGAGCTTTAGCATGTCCAGGTGTATCAGTGGCATCAGTGGGAGCACTTGAATCTTATGGTTTATTCACAGGTGTTTCAGGGTCTCAAAATAGAGAGATTTTACTAGATACTGTTGATAGAATTTATCAACCCATGAATCTAGAAGGAATGCCTTCCCTAAGATTATTGCAAACAGGAAGAGGAGCTCTAGACGGTGCAGACTTATTAGCAGAAGCGCCAAGAAGTTATAAATCTAATATAGAGTACCCTGAAGATAATCCTATTGCACAATCTCTTAAGGGAATAGCACAAGTTGCAAGTGCAAGGCTTGGAACAAGAATCTTTTATGCTCAACATGGAAGTTTTGATACACATACTGATGAATTGAAAAATCATTCTTTATTATGGCAACAACTATCAACAGCAATAGATTGCTTTCAAAAAGATTTGAAAGAACAGTCATTAGAAGAAGAAACTATAATATGGATTTTTTCAGAATTTGGTAGAAGAGTAGCAGATAATGGTACAGGTACAGATCATGGTTCAGGAGGAGTAGCTTTTCTTCTTGGAAAATCTGTCAAAGGTGGTCTCTATGGAGAGTATCCTAATCTTGATCCATCTGCTCAACTTGAAGGAGATATAAAATATAACACTGATTTTAGATGTTTATACTCCACAATTTTAGAAGATATATTGGGAATTGAAGCTTCGAGTGTACTTAGTGAAAAATTTAGTAAAGTAGAAATTATAAAAAGCTGATGGTTACGACCGCAAATGATTATAGTCATACAATAGGAATTGCATCCTTCGAAGGAAGAGGATTTATGAATCCTATTGATGTAATTTTTAATGATGAACTACTATATGTACTCAGTAGATCAAATGCTTCGAATAAAAATAATAGAATTAGCGCTCTAACAGTAGATTCAAATCATAAATTTGAATTCGCAAATTGGGGAGAAGAGCCAGGTAAATCTATATTACCAACCGCTATTGAAATAGATAAGGATAATAAAATTATCTTATCAGACGAGCATCTCAATAGAATCTCTATATTTGATTTAGAAGGGAAGCTAATCAATCATTGGGGCGAATTTGGAAATAAAGAAGGCCAACTAAACAGACCTTCAGGCATTTCAATTGATTCTGAAAATAATATATTGGTTGTTGATCACCTTAACTCAAGAATTCAAAAATTTGATACTAGTGGAAAATATATATCTTGTTTTGGAAAATTCGGTAAAGATGTTGGTGAGTTTAACTATCCTTGGGGTATAGATATAGATAAAGATCAAAATATTTATATTGCTGATTGGAGAAATAACAGAGTTCAAATATTTAATTCAAATGGAAATTATGTAAATTCTATTGAAAATTATGAAGATCAAAAATTAGCAAAACCCTCTTCAGTACATATTAGTACAAAAGGAAATATATTCGTAACTAACTGGGCTGATAATTCTGTCATAATTTATGATTCTAAACTAAATTTCATATCAAAATTAATTGGTGACGCAACCATTTCAAAATGGTGTCAAGAATTTCTAGATGTTAACCCTGAGCAATCTAGTTGGAGAGAAGAAGCAGGATTATTTGAGGAAGAAAAAAGATTTTGGAGACCTCAAAATATTGATTCAAATGAAGACTTAATTTTTATAACAGATTCCTGTAGGCATAGAATTCAAATATACAAAAATAGATTTTAAATTTTTTCTAATTCGGCTTTTACTTTTTCAGCATGACCCTTAGCCTTAACATTGGTCCATTTCTTTATAAGTATCCCTTGTTTATCAATAAGAAAAGTCGATCTAATTATACCCATTGAAACTTTACCATACATATTTTTTTCACCCCAAACTCCGTAATCATTAATCATTTTTTTATCTGTGTCACAAAGAAGAGTAAAAGGCAAAGAATGGTTTCCTATAAATTTATTATGAGATTTTTTATCATCAGGACTTATTCCATAAATTTCACAGTTCATTTTACTGAACTCAACATATATATCTCTAAATTCACATGCCTCAACAGTACATCCTGGAGTTTCATCTTTAGGATAAAAATATAAAACAGCAGGTTTCCCTGATAAAGTATCTAAGGAAATTGTATTATTATTTTGATCTAATAATTTGAAATCTGGAACTTTTGATCCCTCTGATAATGTCATAATTTTCTCCTAAAATGAAATTTTATCTAATAGTCATTATATTTAAATTCTTATAATTTCAAAGTATTCCCACTCAATAAATGAAGATGAAGGTGCATAACTGTTTGACCTCCTCCTTGTTCAACATTAGTTAATATTTGGTAACCAGATTTTTCGATATTTAGTTCTTCAGCTATTTTTTTACACACCAATAATAAATGACCCAAAATATTTTGATCGTCATCATTGGCATGATTAATGTTTATTATTGGTTTTTTTGGGATTACTAAAATATGAACCTGAGATTTAGGATTTATATCATCAATTGCTATGCATAAATCATCCTCATAGCGAATTTCAGAGGGAATTTCCTTGTTAATTATTTTTGTAAAAATAGAATCCATTATTTTTCGTTAACGGAAACCTCATATTCTTGACCATTTATAGAAACAGTAGTTTTATACTCACCATTTAAGTTTTCAGATCCCTGAGATTTAGATTGCACTACTTCTTTCATATCTTCAGCATACCTAATCCCTAATTCAGCATTACCCTCTAAAAAAGCTATACCCTGGGCGCCGCATGTAGCAGATATAAAAATATTTTCTTCAGTAGTTTCTAAATTCTTTTCTTGTAATAATTTTTTATTATATTCGATTCCTAGTTTTGGATTAGCATCGTTTAAATCATGAACATCTTCTTTTGTGGGCTCTAGTGATAATTGTTCAGATGCAATTTTTACAATTTCTGGATCTGGTTCTGAAGGTGTTTTACCAAAATATCCAAGTACCATTTTGCCATAACTATCTGTAATCTTAGACCATTTTTCTTGAATTGTATTCATGAATGCTTGTTGAAAATAAAATTGAGAAACGGGTGTCACAGATGTTCCAAATCCAGCTTTTGCTACAACTTCTCTCATATTTTCAATTACTTTTGGAAACAAATTTAATGTCCCATTATCTCTCATCATTTGAGTATTTGATGTAAGAGCTCCTCCTGGCATAGGAGAAAAAGGAATCACGGGATTAACTTCAGTAGCTTCTGGTGGCATGTAGTATTTTTCCATCTGATCTATAAACATCTTTTCTACTTCCAAAATTTTTTCTTCATCTATATCCAACGTATATTCAGTTCCTCGTAAAGCTTGCCACATTGTCAAAATATCAGTTTGAGATGTACCTCCACTCACTGGAGCCATTGCTAAATCAATCATATCTGCTCCAGCTTTGATTGCAGCCATATTGCTTGATATAGCCATTCCAGCTGTATCATGAGTGTGGAATTGAATCATTGTATCTTTTGGTAATAACTTTCTAGCATTTTTTACAGCATCATAGACAATTGATGGAGGAGTTGTACCAGAAGCATCCTTGAAAGCTAGACTATCAAAAGGAATATCTGCTTTAAGTATTTCTTTGATTTTATCAGTATAAAAATCAGCTGAATGAAAATATTTTTCGTTTAGGTTGGGAGGTAATCCCATCAAAGCTATAACAATTTGATGATTTAATCCTGCATCAGTTATGCACTGACCTGAATAAGATAAATTTCTGATATCCATTAGTGCATCAAAATTTCTAATGGTTGTTATACCGTGTTTCTTAAATAACTTAGCGTGCAGATTGATTATATCTCTAGATTGAGATTCCAAACCAACTACGTTAGCACCTCTTGCTAATGTTTGTAAGTTGATATCTTTACCAACTATTTCTCTAGACTTATCCATCATATCAAAGGCGTCTTCTTGACAATAGAAATAAAGGCTTTGAAATCTTGCACCTCCTCCAATTTCAAAGTTATCATTTCCCGCTTCTAATGCAGCAGACAAAATTGGTATGAAGTCTTCAGTCTTAACTCTTGCTCCCAAGCATGACTGAAAGCCATCCCTGAATGATGTATCCATAAAATTAATTTTTTTCATAAAGGCAATTATAAGATAAAAAAGTTTTTTTTTTATAAAAAATATATTTATTTAGGACTTTAATATTTAATTATTCAAATACTACTAAAACTAAAATTAGATATAATAAAATTCAAGATTGAAAATAAGCGGAAGTGGCTCAGTGGTAGAGCATCTCCTTGCCAAGGAGAAGGTCGCGAGTTCGAATCTCGTCTTCCGCTCCAAATCTTTTCACAAAAAATTAGATATGAATGAATTCCCTAACCAACTAGATAATAATTTGAAACAATTTTTCATCTTAGGAAATACGGCTTTAGATGCTTCAAGAAAAATAACAAAAGATGTTAATTTTGCTAACAGTGAGTTAAAAGATGATGGGAGTTTGCTAACTAAGTTTGATTTATCTGTAGAGGAAAAAATATTTGAAATACTTAGTGAATCAGATGCAGATATTATTACTGAGGAAATCCTTGAAAAAAAAGAAAATAAAGAATTTTGCTGGTATGTGGATCCAATTGATGGTACTACTTCATTCTCTAAAGGGATACCACTATTTGGAACAATCATTGGATTAACTCATAAAGAAAAACCTATTATGGGTTTTATAGATTTACCAAAATTAGGAGATAGATATATTTCAATTAATAAATATGGATGCTTTTTGAATAAAAAATTAGTAAAAGCTTCAGAACTTGGTAATCTTAATGAGGCAATAATATCTTATGGATCACCTCAAAGATTTGCTAAAGAAAATTTAATTGATCAACTTAGAAAAATAGATGATTTAGCTTGGGATTCCAGAGGTTATTCAGATTGTTTTGGATACTCGCTAGTATTTAGAGGAGCTATAGATTTATTTATAGAAGCAGATTTAAATCCGTGGGAAACAGTTGCTATAGAAAATTTATCTTTAGAATCTGGTGCAGGATATGCGGAAAAAGAATCAATTAATGGGAAAAAAAATATAATTTTCGGGTCAAAAAATCTAATTGAACAAACTACTGATATATTTGGTGGAGACTGGACAATAAAATAAGCTCCAATAAAGTTGGTACATTTACTGCCTTAAAAAGTAAAAATTATAGAATATTTTGGATAGGATCAATAGCATCAATTTCTTCTACTCAATTGGTAACTATTTTTAGTGGGAAATTAGTATTTGATATTAGTGGTTCAGAATTTTTACTTGGATTAGTAGCAAGCATTTTTGGTTTAGGCACAATAATTCTTAATTTTGTAGGTGGAGTTATAGCAGACAGATTTGAAAAAAAAATCCTACTGATATTAACGTCACTTGCAATGGCAGTAACATTATTAATTCTAGCTATTGTAGATGCTTATGATTTTGAAACTGTGGCAATAGTAATTTTAATTTGTAGTTTATTAGGATTTATTACAGGAATAGATTGGCCACTAAGAGCATCTATTTTTACAGATTTCATTGAAGATAAAAATCATATTGTAAGCGCTGTGGCATTAAATTCTTTACTTTGGCAAGGTATGAGAATTTTAGCTCCAGGATTAGGTGGATTTATTATCGCTTATTATGGCACTCCAATAATATTTTTTATAAGTTCTTTAGGATTTCTTATAATGGCTTCGGCTCTAATTATAATAAAGCATGAGCCACCAAATGTAGCACCGAGAATCAAAAAATCTTTTGTAAGCGAAACGATGGAAGGAATAAATTTTATTGCGAAAGATACTGTCTTTAGAATTATTATTATAATTAGTTACTTAACTATGGGATTTGCGATGTCTTACCTTCAATTGATCCCATCACTTACTGAAATATATAAAAATACTTCTTATGGGAATATTTCATCTCAAATAATGGGCATTATGCTTTCTGTTGGGGGAATAGGAGCAGTAACTGGAAATATGATAACTTCTGGAATAAAAAACAAAATAAACTTAGGTAAAATAACTCTAAGTATGAATATAGTCTCTGTAGTATTAGTTTTTTTCTTTGGGTTATCAAATTATTTAACCGCTAATGAAAATATTTATGATAATCCTTGGATTTCGATGAATTTATTACTTTCTATTGTGTTTATATTTTTTGCTGGAATATCAAATGCAATTTTTATTGTTTGCTCGATAACAATACTACAAATGAAAGTTCCTGAAAATCTGAGAGGAAGAGTTATGGGAATTCATACTATAACTTTTAGTATGTTAACTGCAGGTGCATTGGTTCTTGGATTAGTTGCTGAATTTTCAACATCAAGCATATCAATTATGATTTTTTCAGGAATTCTAATTGTAATTAATACGATAGTTTATTTTAAGAATCCAAATATAAAAGCCATAATCTAACAACCGATATAAGGAATCAAAAAAGAAAATTTAGACCTATTCTTAGAAAACAAAAAATAAAACAAATTATAGATAAAGTATAAAAATTTAAGCGACAACAAAATTTTGGAAACAAATGATATTTTGCCATTACAATGAGCTAATATTTTTAAAATTGCAATTCCACCTAAATAAATTCTTTCATCTTCACATACAATTTTTTTAGATGGCGTTGATAAATCTATCTTCATTCCTGAGCCAATTATTGAATTTTCATCATTTGGAAGAAATGTCCAATAAGATGATCTTTCAAGTACCCAATTTTTGAAACAAGTACAAATTTTACAATTATGATCGTAAAATACAATTTTTGTCATAACTACCTCTTGATTATCTTTCTATGAAAATCTTAGGTTATATATTTAATATTGTATAAAAGATAATAAAAAAGTAATGAAGATTTCATAATAATATTAGTTTTAGTATTTTGTAATTTTCAAAATAAAACTTTTGATAAGATTTAATAGGTATTATAATGCCGGAGTGGCGGAATGGCAGACGCGGTCGACTCAAAATCGGCTGGGGAAACCCGTGTGGGTTCGACTCCCACCTTCGGCACCATAAATTTTTATTTTTTGAATAATCTATAATCTATTTTGTTATCAATTAAATTTTTTATATATTTAAAAGAATAATTTTATGTTAAAATTGAATTCATGCGGGGGTAGCTCAGTTGGTAGAGCGTCTGCCTTCCAAGCAGAATGTCGCGAGTTCGAATCTCGTCTCCCGCTCCAATTTTTTCCAAATATCTATAAATTTTAAAGTAAATTCTAAATTTCAAAATTTCATGATTGATTTTTGCTCATAATAAACTATTATTGCTAGATAATTTTTTTATTTAATACTTAAACATTCATAGAGTCTTAAGTGTTAATATCAGAATAAGATAACAAGAATTACGGGAGCTAATATTGAAAGCAGCAGTTCTATTTGAAACTAAAGGTAAACTTTCAGTTGAAAATGTTGATATTTCAGAACCAAAAAAAGATGAGGTTTTAGTAAAAATAAAAGCAAGTGGTTTATGCCATACAGATTGGGAAACCATGCATGGTTATCAACCTGTAAATTTACCTGCAATAATAGGTCATGAAGGAGCGGGAGTTGTTGAAGCAGTAGGTGAAGGTGTCGATAACGTAAGCGTTGGAGATAATGTAATTTGTTCATGGAACCCAAATTGTGGGATATGTTTTTACTGTGATAATGGCCAGCCAATTCTTTGTGAAGTGCAAAAAAAATATAATTCTCAAGGTGTACTATTCGATGGAACAACTAGAGCTTCTCTTAATGGTCAAAATTTACATTACTATAGCCTTGTTTCTACTCATGCAGAATACACAATTATTCCTAAGCAAGGCGCAGTAAAAGTAAGAAAAGATTTTCCTCTAGATAGAGCATCTTTATTAGGTTGTGCTGTAATGACAGGATATGGCGGAGCAGTATATGCAGGAAATATAAAACCAGAAACCTCAGTTGTAGTTATAGGATGCGGTGCAGTTGGATTAAGCGCAATTCAAGGGGCAAGAATATCAGGTGCATCAAAGATTATAGCTGTTGATATTTTTGATAACAAATTAGAATTTGCAAAAAAAGTTGGAGCTACACACACTATTAATTCTAAGATAGACAATCCAATAGAGGCTTGCTTAGAAATAACTGATGGCAGAGGCGTAGATTGTGCAATTGAATCAGCAGGTCATAATGAAACAATTCGACAAACTTTAGAATGTTCAAGACCCGGTGCTAGAATTGTTATTTTAGGCAAAACTCCTTATGGAGTAGAAATAAATTTACCTTTTTATACACTTATGGGAGAAAGAGAATTAATTAGAACTTCATATGGAAAAAGTCATCCTAGAATTGATTTTCCAAGACTAGCTAATTTATATATGGATGGTAAATTATACTTAGACGAAATGATAACAAAAACATATAAAATAGAGGAAATTAACGAAGGGTTTGATGCACTAGAAAGAGGAGAACTTGCTAGAGGATTAGTAATATTTTAATTAGGAGAGAAATTAATGGGAAAAGTACTTAAATTTTCAGGAAATAATATAGATAGATTAGAAGTTGAAAGAAGAAACGAGGATTGGGTTTCAGAAAAAATCAATGATCCAAACTCAAAAGTCTTGGTTTACAATAGATCTAAAATTTTAGTAAAAAAAATATACTCAAATATTACTGTTAAATTTCTTAGGTTAGGTGACATTAGAGAATCTGGGATTGATCCTAAATTAATTTTACTTGGAGATCTTGGTGGAGAAATTTATCTATCTACAGACTTAAATGATGTTGATGAAGAAATAGTAAATGGACTTATTTCCAAAGATGAAGAATTTATAGACTGTAGGACTGCTGGAGACCAACTAAGTCAAGCTCAAGGTGGAATGATAAGTCAAAGTAAAAGTCAACTTGAGTGGAACAGAAAAAATTCTTTTTGTGGAATTTGTGCAGGAAAAACAGAAGGATTAAGAGGAGGGCAATCTAGAAAATGCTCAAGCTGTGAAATAGAACTTTTCCCTAGAACAGATCCAGTTATTATATCCCTCGTAACTAATGGTGAATATTGTCTTTTAGGTCAGTCAAAAGGAAGATTATCAAGACTAAATATATATTCTTGTTTAGCAGGATTTATTGACCAAGGTGAATCTATTGAAGAAGCCGTTGCCAGAGAAATCATGGAAGAATCTGGTATAAAAGTCAAGAATGTAAAGTATTACGCATCTCAGCCTTGGCCTTTTCCTTGGTCACTGATGATTGGTTGTCATGCTGAAGCTGAAACAGAAGAAATTAACTTTGATGAGCATGAAATGCACTCAGTAAAATGGTTTCATAGAGATGAAGTTTTATCAGCATTAGAAGAAAAAAACGACAATTTATCAGTACCCGGCAATATAGCTATAGCCCATCATCTAATAAAGGCTTGGGCCACAAAAGAGGTCTAATCAGAATCTTCTCTTCTTTGTTGTGCGATATCAAGAGAATCACTGAATTCACCAGGGATTATTCCA
This portion of the Dehalococcoidia bacterium genome encodes:
- a CDS encoding MFS transporter, which translates into the protein MASISSTQLVTIFSGKLVFDISGSEFLLGLVASIFGLGTIILNFVGGVIADRFEKKILLILTSLAMAVTLLILAIVDAYDFETVAIVILICSLLGFITGIDWPLRASIFTDFIEDKNHIVSAVALNSLLWQGMRILAPGLGGFIIAYYGTPIIFFISSLGFLIMASALIIIKHEPPNVAPRIKKSFVSETMEGINFIAKDTVFRIIIIISYLTMGFAMSYLQLIPSLTEIYKNTSYGNISSQIMGIMLSVGGIGAVTGNMITSGIKNKINLGKITLSMNIVSVVLVFFFGLSNYLTANENIYDNPWISMNLLLSIVFIFFAGISNAIFIVCSITILQMKVPENLRGRVMGIHTITFSMLTAGALVLGLVAEFSTSSISIMIFSGILIVINTIVYFKNPNIKAII
- a CDS encoding DUF1800 domain-containing protein, coding for MITNIEKKSLIAHLMRRAGFGCNFDQIEELSLQEYDDIVDQLLEPSFNLPPDQDLLERYFIASVEARTARHADPQWTWRLAKSKKQLEEKIALFWHGLLAVGGIKLDHGLAMLEEIDLFRKYGLGNFNTLLLKISQDPGMMYWLDNQNSHKEAPNENYGRELLELFSMGIDENGEGVYTEDDVKSAARAFTGWASKPTPPPFFLGPFPMEFTFNVNDHDDSEKEFLGEKGNFNGEHIVEMVSRHPSTAKFICMRLYLYFVSEEENWTEINKLSQVYLDTDGNIKKVLEYMFKSDHFKSKEIMFKKVKSPSDLVFGITRVVDRFEIPELDSAELATNTNLMGQFLLNPPSVEGWHEGEEWIDSGSLIERINYASEEISNTSSKGVKRLLEIIKSKDSKDDEEFINLCLDSLGYIQISDRSQKIISEHLKINKYENDEDKIMDVLKIIVSTPDFQYC
- the bcp gene encoding thioredoxin-dependent thiol peroxidase, giving the protein MTLSEGSKVPDFKLLDQNNNTISLDTLSGKPAVLYFYPKDETPGCTVEACEFRDIYVEFSKMNCEIYGISPDDKKSHNKFIGNHSLPFTLLCDTDKKMINDYGVWGEKNMYGKVSMGIIRSTFLIDKQGILIKKWTNVKAKGHAEKVKAELEKI
- a CDS encoding DCC1-like thiol-disulfide oxidoreductase family protein, whose product is MTKIVFYDHNCKICTCFKNWVLERSSYWTFLPNDENSIIGSGMKIDLSTPSKKIVCEDERIYLGGIAILKILAHCNGKISFVSKILLSLKFLYFIYNLFYFLFSKNRSKFSFLIPYIGC
- the nudC gene encoding NAD(+) diphosphatase, giving the protein MGKVLKFSGNNIDRLEVERRNEDWVSEKINDPNSKVLVYNRSKILVKKIYSNITVKFLRLGDIRESGIDPKLILLGDLGGEIYLSTDLNDVDEEIVNGLISKDEEFIDCRTAGDQLSQAQGGMISQSKSQLEWNRKNSFCGICAGKTEGLRGGQSRKCSSCEIELFPRTDPVIISLVTNGEYCLLGQSKGRLSRLNIYSCLAGFIDQGESIEEAVAREIMEESGIKVKNVKYYASQPWPFPWSLMIGCHAEAETEEINFDEHEMHSVKWFHRDEVLSALEEKNDNLSVPGNIAIAHHLIKAWATKEV
- a CDS encoding histidine triad nucleotide-binding protein, giving the protein MMDSIFTKIINKEIPSEIRYEDDLCIAIDDINPKSQVHILVIPKKPIININHANDDDQNILGHLLLVCKKIAEELNIEKSGYQILTNVEQGGGQTVMHLHLHLLSGNTLKL
- a CDS encoding DUF1501 domain-containing protein, translated to MIKEKNLVVIQLSGGNDYLNTIVPYESGLYYDYRPNMGLKDDSIIPIDNNVAFNSNMDIFKKHFDEKNLAVMMGIGYPEPNRSHFRSMDIWHTAEPFESSSIGWLGKTVKNIDPEGKNPITAVNFGKGLPRALACPGVSVASVGALESYGLFTGVSGSQNREILLDTVDRIYQPMNLEGMPSLRLLQTGRGALDGADLLAEAPRSYKSNIEYPEDNPIAQSLKGIAQVASARLGTRIFYAQHGSFDTHTDELKNHSLLWQQLSTAIDCFQKDLKEQSLEEETIIWIFSEFGRRVADNGTGTDHGSGGVAFLLGKSVKGGLYGEYPNLDPSAQLEGDIKYNTDFRCLYSTILEDILGIEASSVLSEKFSKVEIIKS
- a CDS encoding Zn-dependent alcohol dehydrogenase, with protein sequence MKAAVLFETKGKLSVENVDISEPKKDEVLVKIKASGLCHTDWETMHGYQPVNLPAIIGHEGAGVVEAVGEGVDNVSVGDNVICSWNPNCGICFYCDNGQPILCEVQKKYNSQGVLFDGTTRASLNGQNLHYYSLVSTHAEYTIIPKQGAVKVRKDFPLDRASLLGCAVMTGYGGAVYAGNIKPETSVVVIGCGAVGLSAIQGARISGASKIIAVDIFDNKLEFAKKVGATHTINSKIDNPIEACLEITDGRGVDCAIESAGHNETIRQTLECSRPGARIVILGKTPYGVEINLPFYTLMGERELIRTSYGKSHPRIDFPRLANLYMDGKLYLDEMITKTYKIEEINEGFDALERGELARGLVIF
- a CDS encoding NHL repeat-containing protein: MVTTANDYSHTIGIASFEGRGFMNPIDVIFNDELLYVLSRSNASNKNNRISALTVDSNHKFEFANWGEEPGKSILPTAIEIDKDNKIILSDEHLNRISIFDLEGKLINHWGEFGNKEGQLNRPSGISIDSENNILVVDHLNSRIQKFDTSGKYISCFGKFGKDVGEFNYPWGIDIDKDQNIYIADWRNNRVQIFNSNGNYVNSIENYEDQKLAKPSSVHISTKGNIFVTNWADNSVIIYDSKLNFISKLIGDATISKWCQEFLDVNPEQSSWREEAGLFEEEKRFWRPQNIDSNEDLIFITDSCRHRIQIYKNRF
- a CDS encoding biotin attachment protein, with protein sequence MKKINFMDTSFRDGFQSCLGARVKTEDFIPILSAALEAGNDNFEIGGGARFQSLYFYCQEDAFDMMDKSREIVGKDINLQTLARGANVVGLESQSRDIINLHAKLFKKHGITTIRNFDALMDIRNLSYSGQCITDAGLNHQIVIALMGLPPNLNEKYFHSADFYTDKIKEILKADIPFDSLAFKDASGTTPPSIVYDAVKNARKLLPKDTMIQFHTHDTAGMAISSNMAAIKAGADMIDLAMAPVSGGTSQTDILTMWQALRGTEYTLDIDEEKILEVEKMFIDQMEKYYMPPEATEVNPVIPFSPMPGGALTSNTQMMRDNGTLNLFPKVIENMREVVAKAGFGTSVTPVSQFYFQQAFMNTIQEKWSKITDSYGKMVLGYFGKTPSEPDPEIVKIASEQLSLEPTKEDVHDLNDANPKLGIEYNKKLLQEKNLETTEENIFISATCGAQGIAFLEGNAELGIRYAEDMKEVVQSKSQGSENLNGEYKTTVSINGQEYEVSVNEK